In Primulina huaijiensis isolate GDHJ02 chromosome 16, ASM1229523v2, whole genome shotgun sequence, a single genomic region encodes these proteins:
- the LOC140960867 gene encoding pentatricopeptide repeat-containing protein At4g32430, mitochondrial, with translation MIPRQLKLKILNEVPIQGFGCRKNFGLFYHGHYLLDEIPKPCLSSFHNVIHKNRHDESISVFKKQNQKGLSNIDEVAITVALKACRGDTKLGSQIHGFVTASGYMSYVSVCNSLMNMYCKSRDLSKALSIFEDLAHPDTVSYNTVISGFEDSRDALVFACDMHSAAIGFDAITYTSVLAHCADCYELGFGIQLHCLVFKFGLNNEIFVGNALVTLYSKCEKLLEAEKVFFEMPHKDLVSWNSILSGYAQEGSYGSEAIIAFVQMVRGGISLDHVSFTSVITACSQKGNLDFGKQVHTLSMKRGYRTHVSVCNVLMSLYSKCAIVEDARLIFENIVDRNVVSWTTMLTINEADAVNIFREMRRHEIYANDVTFVGLIHAITTNSMVREGQVVHGLCIKSNFLSELNVANCFITMYGKFNFMEECIMVFEELNYRDIISWNALLSGYSLNGKYQEALQVFLLVSFESRPNLYTFGSVLHAIASSESLSLRQGQLCHCFIRKLGLNTHPVVSGALLDMYAKRGNICESQKIFSELTERSQVSWTAIISAYCRHGDYESVMNHFKEMVMEDVKPDSITFLSVLTACSRNGMVDSGLEIFSSMINDHSIEPTPEHYSCIVDMLGRAGRLDAAEQFMNQIPGGPGLSVLQSLLGSCRIYGNVEMATRVSDALIAMEPNESGSYVLMSNLFAEKGKWEKVAKLRATMRDRRVTKEIGFSWADIDHVDDSAYLHGFSSGDKSHSMCKEIYWMAELLGSEMKRRREYHATFVNKRLEFSVALISSS, from the coding sequence ATGATACCCCGCCAACTGAAACTCAAAATCCTCAACGAAGTACCGATACAAGGATTTGGATGTCGCAAGAACTTTGGCTTGTTTTATCATGGGCACTACCTGCTTGATGAAATTCCGAAGCCATGCCTTTCATCTTTTCACAATGTCATACACAAGAATCGCCATGATGAGTCGATTAGTGTTTTCAAGAAACAGAATCAAAAGGGTCTCTCCAATATTGACGAAGTTGCCATTACTGTCGCCCTTAAGGCTTGTCGTGGGGACACGAAACTTGGTTCGCAAATCCATGGTTTTGTTACAGCTTCTGGTTATATGTCTTATGTCTCTGTGTGTAACTCTCTGATGAATATGTACTGTAAATCGCGGGACTTGAGCAAGGCTTTATCTATCTTCGAGGACTTGGCGCACCCTGATACTGTTTCTTATAATACGGTTATATCAGGGTTTGAAGATAGCAGAGATGCACTGGTTTTTGCTTGTGATATGCATTCGGCAGCTATTGGCTTTGATGCAATAACTTATACTAGTGTTCTTGCGCATTGCGCTGATTGTTATGAGCTGGGTTTTGGGATTCAGCTGCATTGTCTTGTTTTCAAGTTTGGTTTGAACAATGAGATTTTTGTTGGAAATGCACTAGTGACATTGTACTCAAAATGTGAAAAACTTTTGGAAGCTGAAAAAGTTTTCTTTGAAATGCCTCACAAAGATTTAGTTTCTTGGAATTCAATCCTCTCGGGCTATGCTCAGGAGGGGAGTTACGGATCGGAAGCCATTATAGCATTTGTTCAAATGGTGAGAGGGGGCATTTCTCTGGATCATGTCTCATTCACTAGCGTAATTACAGCTTGCAGCCAGAAAGGAAACTTGGATTTTGGGAAGCAAGTGCATACTTTGTCAATGAAAAGAGGGTACAGAACACATGTTTCGGTTTGTAATGTTCTGATGTCATTGTATTCAAAGTGTGCGATTGTTGAAGATGCCCGATTGATCTTTGAGAATATTGTTGACCGGAATGTAGTTTCGTGGACCACAATGCTTACCATAAATGAGGCCGATGCTGTGAACATATTTAGGGAGATGAGAAGACATGAAATTTATGCAAATGATGTTACTTTTGTTGGGTTAATCCATGCCATAACAACAAATAGTATGGTGCGAGAAGGCCAAGTGGTACATGGATTATGTATCAAGTCAAATTTCCTCTCAGAATTGAATGTCGCAAATTGTTTTATTACTATGTATGGTAAGTTTAACTTCATGGAAGAATGCATTATGGTTTTTGAAGAGCTCAACTATAGAGATATTATATCATGGAATGCTCTATTATCCGGGTATTCGCTAAATGGAAAGTATCAAGAAGCTTTACAGGTGTTTTTATTGGTTTCGTTTGAGTCAAGACCAAATCTTTATACATTTGGAAGCGTCTTGCACGCAATTGCCTCTTCTGAATCACTTTCTCTAAGGCAGGGCCAACTTTGTCACTGTTTTATAAGAAAACTAGGATTGAATACCCATCCTGTCGTTTCTGGTGCACTCCTCGATATGTATGCAAAGCGTGGGAACATATGTGAATCCCAGAAGATCTTCAGTGAGTTGACAGAGAGAAGTCAAGTTTCTTGGACTGCAATAATCTCAGCCTATTGTAGGCACGGGGACTATGAATCAGTCATGAATCATTTCAAAGAAATGGTTATGGAAGATGTGAAGCCTGATTCAATCACATTCCTCTCAGTGTTAACAGCATGTAGTCGGAATGGAATGGTTGATTCAGGGCTTGAAATTTTCAGTTCAATGATCAATGACCATTCTATCGAACCTACTCCTGAGCATTATTCTTGCATTGTCGATATGTTGGGCCGAGCAGGTAGGCTGGATGCAGCTGAACAGTTCATGAATCAGATTCCTGGAGGTCCAGGATTATCTGTGCTCCAAAGCTTGCTAGGTTCTTGTAGGATTTACGGAAATGTGGAGATGGCTACGAGGGTTTCCGATGCTTTGATTGCTATGGAACCCAATGAATCTGGTTCTTACGTATTAATGTCTAACTTATTTGCTGAGAAAGGGAAGTGGGAAAAGGTAGCAAAATTGAGGGCCACGATGAGAGATAGGAGAGTCACAAAAGAAATAGGTTTTAGTTGGGCAGACATCGACCATGTCGATGATTCAGCATATTTGCATGGATTTTCGTCGGGTGATAAGTCTCATTCGATGTGTAAGGAAATCTATTGGATGGCAGAGTTGTTAGGATCAGAAATGAAAAGAAGAAGAGAATACCATGCAACATTTGTTAACAAGAGACTGGAATTTTCGGTCGCCTTAATATCTTCAAGTTGA